Genomic window (Vampirovibrionales bacterium):
AACGCCTTATTGGAGCCAGCCCGCGCTGCCAAGCGCCACGTTGCGCGCCCCCGGCTTCACCACCCAGTTTCAGGCCAATCCGGCGGGATTCAGCCTCAGCAATTCTGTTGCGCCAGCGCCGATGCCCTATCCAGCGACTTATTCGTATCTGCCGCCTATCAGCCCGCCTCCTGCGTGCGCGCCTCTCTTTCCTTCTTGCCAGCCGACGCTTGCAGGAGCGCCTGCTAGCGATCTCGCGGGCTTCGAACAGATTCTCGCCTTTTTACAAGGCATGGCCTTTGGCCAAAGCCCGTGCGGGCGCCAGTTTTAACAACAACAAATGCTCTCTTCTCTCTCAGCAAGCTTGTCGCAAGACAGGCTTTTTCTTTTTGGAGAGGTCGCCGCAAGCGTTATCCGGCTGAGACAATCGGCGAATCCGCCGTCGTCATGGCGGCCATTTCGAGATCCGTACGGCCGTGGCCCCCGGTGGCTCCGTCACGCGAAGCTTTCACGCGATCGCAGATTTCCTGCACTTCGGATTCATCCATGGTTTCGCGCTCCAGCAGCGCTTTTACCACGGCGTTCATCACGTCGCGATTCTCTTCCAGCAGTTTTTGCGCGTAAGCGAACTGGGTTTCAATAATGGTTTTGATTTCGCGGTCGATCGCCGCAGCGACTTCTTCGCCGTAGTCGCGCTCTGAGCCGAAATCCCGGCCCATAAACACATGCTCGTTATGATTACCAAACACGATTGGCCCCAGCGTTTCGCTCATCCCGAATTGAGTGACCAGTCGCTTGGCAACCCGGGTGACGCGCTTGAGATCGTCTGCGGCGCCGGTGTAAAACTCACCGTAGACCAGCCGTTCCGCCGCCCGACCGCCAAGCGCCATGGCGATATCCGCCATCAAGTGGCTTTTGGAGGTGTGGGTCTGATCGTCATCGGGCATCGTCCAGGTCAAGCCCAGTGCCATCCCGCGCGGAATAATGCTGACCTTGCGCAGCGGCGTACAGTTGGGCGTCAGCAGGGCGATCAGCGCATGGCCCACTTCATGGTAAGCCGTAATTTCTTTGTCTTTCTCGGTAATAATGCGCGATTTCTTCTCGGTTCCGGCAATGACGCGCTCAATGGAGGACTCGATGTCATCCATCTCCACGACCTCTTTATTGCGTCGCGCCGCCAGAAGCGAGCCTTCGTTCAGCAGGTTGGCCAGATCCGCGCCCGTAAAACCCGGCGTGCGTTTGGCGAGAATCTTCAAATCGACGTCTTTGGCCAGCGGCTTGCCCTTGGCGTGAACGCGCAGGATCTGCTCGCGGCCTTTGACGTCGGGACGATCCAGCACGATTTGGCGATCGAATCGACCGGGGCGTAGCAAGGCGTTATCCAGAATATCAGGGCGGTTGGTGGCGGCCAGAATAATAATCCCTGTATTGGCGTCAAAGCCGTCCATTTCCACCAGCAATTGGTTCAGGGTCTGTTCGCGTTCATCGTGCCCGCCGCCCATCCCGGCGCCGCGCTGACGGCCGACGGCGTCAATTTCGTCGACGAACACGATACAGGGGGCGTGTTTTTTAGCCTGCTCAAACAGATCGCGCACACGGCTGGCGCCGACGCCGACGAACATTTCCACAAAGTCAGACCCGCTGATACTGAAAAACGGTACGCCGGCTTCGCCAGCGACGGCCTTGGCCAGCAGGGTCTTGCCGGTTCCGGGCGATCCCACCAGCAGCACGCCTTTCGGCACGCGCGCGCCGAGTTTCTGGTAGCGCTCGGGATTCTTCAGGAAATCAACGACTTCCTCGAGTTCCTCTTTGGCTTCGTCAATGCCGGCCACGTCGTCAAACGTGACTTTGACCTTGCTGTCGAGCGTCATCTTGGCCTTGCTTTTACCGAAGGCCATGGCTTGCCCGCCGCCATTCTGGGCGTTTCGCAGCATAAACATCAGAAAAATAACGAGCAGCGCGGGCAACGCCAGCATCGTCAGCAATTGCACCCAGAAACCGGAGGCATGGGGCTGCTCAAATTTGAAGTTGACGTTCTTCTCGATCATTTTAGGCGTCAGAATCGCCACTGCGCCCTCTTGAGGCAACTGTGAGCGATACATCGAAAACGCCGCCTTTTCGCCCTGCTTCTTGACGGGCGTGGCCTTGGCTTCGGCGCCTTCAATCACGACAGAAGCGATTTCGCCGCGATCAATCTTCTGGAGAAATTCTGAGAATGAGATGTTTTTCGAGCCGCTTTCCGGCGAAAACAGAATCGTCGACATCAGAACGGCGACGATAATCAGCAGCGCGAGAATCCAGAAGCCGGTCTTGTGAGAGTCTTTCAT
Coding sequences:
- the ftsH gene encoding ATP-dependent zinc metalloprotease FtsH is translated as MKDSHKTGFWILALLIIVAVLMSTILFSPESGSKNISFSEFLQKIDRGEIASVVIEGAEAKATPVKKQGEKAAFSMYRSQLPQEGAVAILTPKMIEKNVNFKFEQPHASGFWVQLLTMLALPALLVIFLMFMLRNAQNGGGQAMAFGKSKAKMTLDSKVKVTFDDVAGIDEAKEELEEVVDFLKNPERYQKLGARVPKGVLLVGSPGTGKTLLAKAVAGEAGVPFFSISGSDFVEMFVGVGASRVRDLFEQAKKHAPCIVFVDEIDAVGRQRGAGMGGGHDEREQTLNQLLVEMDGFDANTGIIILAATNRPDILDNALLRPGRFDRQIVLDRPDVKGREQILRVHAKGKPLAKDVDLKILAKRTPGFTGADLANLLNEGSLLAARRNKEVVEMDDIESSIERVIAGTEKKSRIITEKDKEITAYHEVGHALIALLTPNCTPLRKVSIIPRGMALGLTWTMPDDDQTHTSKSHLMADIAMALGGRAAERLVYGEFYTGAADDLKRVTRVAKRLVTQFGMSETLGPIVFGNHNEHVFMGRDFGSERDYGEEVAAAIDREIKTIIETQFAYAQKLLEENRDVMNAVVKALLERETMDESEVQEICDRVKASRDGATGGHGRTDLEMAAMTTADSPIVSAG